DNA from Bacillus sp. Marseille-P3661:
CATTTCTAAATATGATGTTAGTTGGTGTTTTTATCGATATGTATTTATTATTACCGTGGCTAAAGACACCTGATACAGTAATAGGGCAAGTGATTATGTTTATAGCAGGAATTGTGGTCCTTGCATATGGGATGTCATTTTATATTTCCGCAAACTGCGGTGCCGGACCTCGAGACAGTCTAATGCTTGTATTAATGGAAAAAACAAAAATCAAAGTTCAATGGATTCGATTAATTATGGAAGTAGTTGTTTTATCTGTTGGCTGGCTCCTAGGCGGGCCTGTTTTCATTGGTACCATCATTTTTTGCATAATAATCGGACATATTACTGGATTTGCATTACCACAATGTAGAGTTCTGGTGGAACATATCCTACATTCACATAATCATAATCATCCAGTTAAACAGACAGCACTGACCAAATAAAATTTTTGCATAGAAGACTG
Protein-coding regions in this window:
- a CDS encoding YczE/YyaS/YitT family protein, with the protein product MLAQKRKKPSIVQWLIFFVGLLVMSFGIVLTIKANLGAAPWDVLHVGLNKQFGLTIGTWSIIVGVIILSTTSLLSKSLPQLGAFLNMMLVGVFIDMYLLLPWLKTPDTVIGQVIMFIAGIVVLAYGMSFYISANCGAGPRDSLMLVLMEKTKIKVQWIRLIMEVVVLSVGWLLGGPVFIGTIIFCIIIGHITGFALPQCRVLVEHILHSHNHNHPVKQTALTK